The window CCACGTAAAAGCAATTATCCCACGAGGATGTGAGTAGTTACCCGATATAAAAATTGATAAGGATACTTGGGCCCTCTCTACTTAAGGACTAGTTTTTAAAGATAAATATTACCTAAGTGCCAACAAGagaagagtgagagagagagagagagatgaaattgaaattgttatttaatatttgcGGTGGGTTTATTGCACACTTATAGTAGATGAGGTCCAAGAGGAAACCTGTCTCCTTCCCAATTGTCCCCATCACAATTTTAACACTATAATGCAGGCCTCTCCCTTGTAGGGCCAGAAATTAAGCTATGTAGATCTTTCTCTTACTCCACCCCCCAACCCTTCTAACTTTTTCTTCTAatctcttctattttcatttttcatttcttgtttctttttttagagagagagagagagagagagagattaactTTTGGATGATATGAAATTTTCTTATCTTCCCCACCACTTGCGCCACTCTCTAAACGCGCAAAAAAGTTGTATAAGAGAAGGGATAAAGCTTAAATAGCTGATGAACACGGGTACTTTCTAGTATATGGCAATTGCAGCAGCCATGAGCTGTGACGACGACAAGGATGAGCATGACCTTGACATGGTAATGCCCGGTTTTCGCTTCCACCCAACTGAGGAAGAGCTCGTGGAGTTCTATCTCCGTCGTAAGGTGGAGGGAAAGCGCTTCAATGTGGAGCTCATAACCTTTCTGGACCTCTATCGCTATGACCCATGGGAACTTCCGCGTAAGGCCCCCCTTACCCTAGCTATCTTGCTCGATCTCTTTCCAATTATCCATCCACCACCGTACGTCTCCCCTCTTAGAGCCCATCTTAGCTCCTAcctctttctttaattctttcgATATATGTATATGTAGTTAAGATTACATCAATCAGTAgtaatatttatatatatcatGATTCTTCAATTCTGATCCCCATATATATTATTATAGATAGACGCTTAATTTCAACATGTATAAGGGCTCGTGATCGATCGagctttaatttttattttttgtttatttgtgaACTCAGCCTTGGCAGCTATAGGAGAGAAAGAATGGTTCTTCTATGTACCTAGAGACCGCAAGTATCGGAACGGTGACAGACCAAACCGTGTGACAACTTCCGGCTATTGGAAAGCTACTGGTGCCGACCGGATGATTCGGACGGAGACGCTTCGTTCAATCGGGCTAAAGAAGACCTTGGTCTTCTACTCAGGGAAGGCTCCAAAAGGAATAAGGACCAGTTGGATCATGAACGAGTATCGTTTGCCGCATCATGAAACTCATCAGTACCAAAAGGTATATATCTAAATATCATGCCTTAATTATCTTCAGAGAATGAATTAATTTGCTACTACTCACTTGTACGTTCACAGTCGTGACcccaacatacatatatatgTTTCTGCAAATCAAATCATCGATCAGTTTGCAGGTTGAGGGACAATTTTAGCTAGTAATTGACAAGCTTTCATATCTATCTCGATACATATGTATGTAttaagagaggagaagaagaggtacGTTACACACaacgtcatcatcatcagcaacagcagcaggagaagatagaagggaccgggggggggggggggcgcctTTTTATTATAATCTTTGATTTGAAGAGATCTAGTCTCTATGCGGCTGCAAGCAATCATTCGAACCAATAGCTAGTTTGAAGATCTAATAGAACCAACTATCTGTGATTTCTTCTGATTAATAACTGCTTCGTCCTTAATTTCCATATATAAACCTGATGATCGAGTtaacacaaaacccaaaaacatcTTCTAAATTAAGAATAAAAATGGATGGAAGCAAGCAATTAGGCTtcaacattttattttattttatttttaacccAATCAATCAATTAAAAGGAGAATTCCATGAATCCCAAAGACAGACAAATAATAGTGTGCCCACAGAGGATAGAAGAGACGAGACGAGAAGAACCGTTTGCTTTTAATACTAGTTACTCATATGACATTTCTCATAACTTCCACCGTTTCTCATTGCTGTCAGCAAAAGAatttattatcttcttcttattccaCCATGGCATGGCATGGCATGGCATCCTTGCTGGGTTTGCGTTTTAGTTATTTCTCATCTTTTCAATTCATCATcttcttatttttgttgtttaattaatattatttttctttcctttctaattctgattctgAAGTCCCCATGCCAGTCTGAATTCTTAAGAAGAtgaaaaattaattttattCTTAATTACATTAATAATATATGGGCGGGCTTTCATTTCAGGCGGAAATTTCGCTTTGTCGGGTCTACAAGAGAGCTGGAGTAGTAGATGATCACTCCCTAATTATCCCGCGTTCCATTTCAACTCCATCCAGTACCCGGCCATGCTCATCGAGGGAGCTCCAGTACTCGTCTTCAGTTGCTAATCAGAAACAACGCTTTAGCAGTAGCACAGTCCATGGTGCACCAGTACCGGTGAGTTTTCAAGCATTCGGACATTCACCTCCAAGCAgcgaggcagcagcagcagataAGCTGCAGGAAGCCAAGAGTAGCAGCTATGACAATAATGACGCAGCTGGCACTGCTCTTGGCCAACCCAAGCCCCATAGGTCTAATTCATTGGTGATACCGGTTAATACTGCACAAGATGATCAAGATCATGTGAGTACTGATGATAATCTCCTATGTCATCGTCCGATTAAGGAAGTAGGTTGTTCTCTGCTACCAATAACAAGTTGCACCACCCTCTTCacctgttcctcttcttctgtgCCGCCGCgacacccaccaccaccaccaccaccaccaccaccggcGGCAGTAGTAGTAGTCGATGAACTTGAGAAACTTGTAAGCTACCAAAGAGGTTACATagaacatcatcatcatcatcaacagcagcagcagcagcaacaacaacaacaacaacaacagttaCAATTACAGTTACAGTTACAGTTACAGCAGCAATATTCCTCCACCCTGCAATCCCAATTCCTCTCCATACCATTACCGCCATCATGTCAACAGTACCAATTCCTCTCCATACCattactaccaccaccaccatgtcATGATGAACAATCACAAAGTACACTAGCTCTCAACACCACGTTGTTGCCCTCTAATTCACTGCCGACAACCTTCTCTGACAAGATCTGCAACTGGGAGTGGAATCCGATCCTGGAGGCTGCTGCTAACAGAGATTACGCCACCAGTCCTTAATTAATATCATCAAAtgataattaaacaaaaattaaactgCAGCAAAACAGACACATTTTTAATCTATGCATATCTTGCTAGCTGATTTATTAGTAGTATTTATGGGTCTTTAAATTTTATGTAGTCTATCTACTCTATTCGATCTAATTATACTTGTTAATTAACTTCCAGCAGCACTAACTGATCTGATGATGTTGATTCAAAGTGCGTGTTAgtgttgttttattttatgaatCGATCCATATTATCGGTATTgcttttaaataattaaaatttatgcGTGTCCATGATCAACTTGCTCGATTgctcttaatttcttttttatatcgATGATGATCTCTCGGTAATTAATTATATGTGCAATAGTTACTATCcatttatataataataataataataaattattataataaatattagtaattaataattaataataatgatGCTATGGTTAAGAGAGTCATGCTGATTTCTTGGCAATCTCTACTGCAAGATCTCAGCTGGTCTCCTCAACGAGCGTTGCTTAATTTCCCTCCATCAGTTTAGAATGATCTAGCGATAAATGCTCAGAGTAGACTGAGATATATCGGTTTTGCTATTATTAGCCTTTTGATTCTCTATGTGGTTTGGTCTTCTCTTCTATGGATCTGCCGCTGGTGGTTAAGGCCGATCTTTGCCattttgtgtgtgttttgtttcttatatattccttttcttttcttatgtgATCTgacttaactcctctcaggttccttgccTGAttaggttcgtaggttcctctcataggggatcggaaatgatgacctcaccctTTGCCCAAACACAGTACCCAGGTGGGGTGAGGTTGTCATTTTCGCCCAACCTATGAGAGGAatctacgaacctgaccggacaAGGAACCCGAGAGGAGAAAATTTCTGATCTTTgagccaaaaataaaaaaaaaatcaaaatgccGATCATGCTTGCTGTAATTAAGTTGCTCTCATATATAATTAAGGTTGTGCGtgagattttgaattttggacACGCGTACATACGTAAGTATATTTGCGAATGAATAAGTGATcgggaaggaaggaaggataTATATATCCAGCAAGCAAGCATTATTGATCGCTGCATGCATATGATTGCCAGCTGCTAGCCGAGACAAACGGTGTCTTctttatgagagagagagagagagagaaaaaacgTAAGTACATTGGAGACCTGCAGAGTGCGGAGACTTGACAGagtccctttttttgtttcttattttatttgtttggtgTAAAATGTAGATCAGAACATAACTAACCCAAGATAAAAGGCACGTACGATTAAAATATACATTGTCTTGACTTTGGTCTTTGTTGGTTATGCGCAGAGGGAAGCAGCAAGATTAATGGAGACATATCTAAGATTTCAACGACTTCGCCTGTCTACGCCCAGGCCCAATAGGTATCTCTAGAACCACTACTCAAGAGTTCGTACAGACTTCCAATTTTGTAATTAATACTGTAttttacttagtttttattACACTATActaatattctctctctctagagCTCGCCTTCtcaaagggttttttttttttttcgggaggggaagggggaagagggaagggggaaggggggcgGGGGAGGGGGGGCTCGGGAGGTAGGATGAGTTTGattcctctgcacgtaccaacaagTGAACATACATATGCGAACtaaccacctgtcctattttgccagttacaaggggaggaggggttcttatggaaaccaaattaaaatgtgtTTAACCCTGAGATATACGTTCACATGTTGGTACGTGGAGATGATCCACTCTTAGGTAAAGATTGGAGTTCTCACTTCTAAAATTAAGAACGTGAAGGCTGATACATCCCTTCTAGCCTGGAAATGGAATCTAAGGCTTAGTTGCAAAAATTCAGGATCTAACATCAATATAATTGATGCAGGTCCATCAAGCCCGCCTGCGCTATAGGTTGTATTCCACGCGATCACCATATGTAATGTAGGCGTGGCTTCCGAAGGAGTACGTAGCGGAGGAAAAAGATCTTGtgcagccgtggcgggagctgcataGGTGCAGCACcgctaaacgacagcaaaaacaaGGGTAAGATAGTCAATTCACAGGTGGGTTTCACCatggccccacatgtgaaatgaccactcccccccccccttgtatttgGAGTGGTTTTCGTGCTGCACCAGAGCCAAGTCCCGTAGTGGATGAATAATACGGATTAGGCTCCAGAATAATATAGAGGTCCATCCatcccaatttatttatttattttttgttggtaatGTCCATCCCAATTCTCAATTGAGTCTAGCAAGTTTATTGCTATAGCAGCCCAGCCAGCCGACCAATATTGCCACAGACCCTAAATTCCCCCTCTGTGTGCGTGTGTGGTGGTGCCCCCTTCATTCCTTACTtattctacttcttcttcttgaccTACTAGCTAGCTATCTTTGCTATTTTGGGTTGTATCTgatcctttttctctctcacgCATGATTTAAGGTATCGGATGGATTTGGTCGATTTTGGTCGAATCGGATCAGTATCGGTTGAGATCAATCCCGATATCGATCCGATCTAATTGTAcagacaggggtaaaaatgttaaaaaaaaaaattacttttttttatatgaaaacaaggacaaaagtgtcatatgtGTCCTAGTTCCGTATTGGTCGATCCGATCTAATTcagccgataccgagatcacgaCCATGCCCTCACGTATTCTATTCATTTTCATCCATTTAATAGAAAGGTCATATTGTTTGGTCGTCTAAGAATCCAATTTTTGGGAGCCAGAGCCAGAGCTGTCCCAACCCCAGgccaatttggctctcctcccaTCATGGTCGGAGAtggagggtccagcccagcaaaaacaaaaaaaataagggttgtTTTGGTTATTTCACACGTGGGACCCGAGTGGGGTCCCTATGAAATGATCATATCTCCTTTGTTTTTGAGTGTTTTTACTGGACTAAATCGTTCCCGccatggctggaggagagctAGATCCGCCAGACACTTCCACGTCCATTGGAAATCTTATGCCATGGAAACCTAGCTAGCTAGATCTTTGGTCAATGAGCTTTCAGAAGAGGATGTTGATCAGAGTGATACCTTAGCATGGATATATGTGGGGTAGCTTAACCTATATTTTAGAATGGCCATGGGAGGGAGGGGAGGCTGGGAGGACCTTgcttggcttggcttggctGGGGTTGGATTGGCCTGGCTTCTCTCACCTTaaatttctctttttgaaatttttctttattttatttatttttggaggtGCTTGAAtggatttttatttctttttaatcaatacaattaagtaaaagaaaaagaacactgaAGATGAGGCAAGTTCGAAGTTCTCCTCAGGCAGCTTGTTTGAGATGGGGACAGATCGACCTGTTTTTGTTTGAGTACTAATGGAATGTGGGTGGatgaattttatttattgtattttattttaatttttggagtCAAAGAAAGAGAGTTGTATTAAAACAAATACATTCTCATAAATAGATCTCGGAAGCATGCATCTCTACCAATAGCATTGTTGAGATCTGACAGAAGCTCAAGCTCAGtgagataaaaataaataaataaataattacgAGTGTATGAAACTTTCTTGATGTGCTGAACAAACAGCAAACCAGTATGAGACACTTGGAAGACAAGCTAAGAGCCACCTTGGGTTATGTAGGTCTTTCTCCCTGCTTATTCATCAACTGGATCGTTAACGAATTAACCAGAAACAGGTATATACATGGCCGGAGGGGAGCTAGCACATTCGACCCATGCATGTTCGATGGCATATATAACAATTAATTGGTGGCCCAAGTCCGAACTCCCAACTCCTAAGTGTGGAAGAAGGATTGTGAAGATCGAACTCCACAGGCATGCATGCATCTCttagatttctattttttattttattttattttattttgggtaaaatGCCTTAGATTACTTTCTCGCTTCCCGAGTTCCCGTCAGCCGACCTATTGATGGAATGAAGAATATCACTCATGAGCTGTCATATCTTAGATTCAAGTTTCAGATCAAAAAGCATCTTATGAAGATGAATATCCCATTCTAACATGGATTACGATGAATGCGATATTCCCTGGCGGATCTCCAATATTGTTTCAGATTGTCGAGCTTTAGCTTCGCATTTCCAACAAGACGTTTTTGTTCATATTCTTAGAGAAGTGTATCCTTCTTCAGTTGTATTTTGACTCTTCTGAAACATTGGTTCACGTTAATCTatctttcttaaaaaaaaaaaccatggatTACGATTCAGATCACTATACAAATCCCCAAATCAAGACCGTGGATATGAATCAACATTTTCTTTACAAAGATATAGATCTTCAAATTAAAAAGGATACGTAAATCTTGATAATTGGATGGGTGTAGGGCTGCAACACGGCCGGGTTGGGCATGACTTTTTAAAACCTCAGCTCAACTCTGACTCAGGGCctagaaaatccaaccctgacccatcTTTAGGGTCAGGCCTGGCTGATCTTGATTGGTCATGTTCATGGagtggggggaagggagagatgcatggactcaCTGAGTTGGATTGGGTCaggaagaaaattatcaattttacataaaataacactataataaaatatatgatcacttattatcttcatatataatatattatataacaaaatatgagtgacatttaaagtttataatctatatagtatatcaatatatattttacaatataacttaaaacagggtcggacCGGGCTAGGCtcagctcgaggcctcaaccctagcccaactTAACCCTAACTCGGGGCCAGAAATTTCTAGCTCTAATCCGCCCTCAAGATCAGGTATCTCAGCGCAAGCTCTATTCGGGCCCATGGAGGGTTAGGAAGGATTTGGCTCGAAagggtcaaacttgcacccctatatGGGTGCTTAATTAGATGATTGGACAGGCAACGCCCAAAGGGGAAGCTAGGCATCACTAACCTCTCCCAAATATCTTCTTCTGCCAGATACAAACTCGAACGGTTTAACGCCTCATTGGAGCCTCTGAATGCTAATTATTATTGCAAAATTTATATGTACCTCCCCCGAGGTATCAATTAATTACCGATTCACCCATGACATTTCACTATTTACATGTAtctcccctacttttcaaaatattgaataAGTTCATCCAGTCCATTAGTTGTTTCGTTAGTTGAGAATGGTAAGAGTATAATGACATTATTGtccttttttcttcaaattgactattttacccctttaTTTTGGGACTTATGatcatgtgctcattaaagttcTGCAAAAATGACTAAAAATGATTTTTGGCCTTGCCAAAATTCATAATAAGGTCTCAACTCTATTCTGATTTTcctattattttgatgttttttaaatagaaatagggtccataaatgataccaaatacttgaacaaacattttgtgtcagagaaacaaaatgaaaaatgataccaaaaagaccctcaGTGGCAGTATTTTTTTACCACTGCTAAACATCCCTATTTTGAAGTAGAAGTATTTAACCGCCACTAAATATGGGGGCTGAAAAAACTTTTTAATGTGACACTTTTTCTCAATGAAGATAAATCATGTCATTTTATATGTCTACTCAAAAAAATGTACAATTTTTAATAATGATACAATGATAAATCAATTTcgaattattttaaaattatttttttaccactacattaaataaattttaggaataagataaacagaaattaaaaataaataaatttacaaCTTCTCTCCTCATCATTTTAATGACAACAAAATGCATCCAATAGATAATCAAGTTCTATGTAGATATAATTGACCTGCTGGCCAGACTAGCAGTTTTTGTTGAAGGTGTCGTTGCTTACTCAAGTAgaagttgagaagaagaaatattttCAGACCACGTAGATGGTTACGGGGCTTTAACTGCCAAGGGAAAAGCTTACGGTGACTTCAATTTTAAGAAGTTGGGAAAGGGGCCTATATGTTGCGAGTCCACAAGGCAAtcttattattaatttattatatgtTCCGGCTCGACAAGGCAATCAATCCTGTTGGCGCTCTCTTTCATTGCCAAGAATCATATCAAAACatataaaaatgaaagagaCTTCATTTACCAGTCAAAGTCAAACAGTCAAAATTTGACTTGGACCAT is drawn from Telopea speciosissima isolate NSW1024214 ecotype Mountain lineage chromosome 1, Tspe_v1, whole genome shotgun sequence and contains these coding sequences:
- the LOC122672141 gene encoding NAC domain-containing protein 35-like; translation: MAIAAAMSCDDDKDEHDLDMVMPGFRFHPTEEELVEFYLRRKVEGKRFNVELITFLDLYRYDPWELPPLAAIGEKEWFFYVPRDRKYRNGDRPNRVTTSGYWKATGADRMIRTETLRSIGLKKTLVFYSGKAPKGIRTSWIMNEYRLPHHETHQYQKAEISLCRVYKRAGVVDDHSLIIPRSISTPSSTRPCSSRELQYSSSVANQKQRFSSSTVHGAPVPVSFQAFGHSPPSSEAAAADKLQEAKSSSYDNNDAAGTALGQPKPHRSNSLVIPVNTAQDDQDHVSTDDNLLCHRPIKEVGCSLLPITSCTTLFTCSSSSVPPRHPPPPPPPPPPAAVVVVDELEKLVSYQRGYIEHHHHHQQQQQQQSQFLSIPLPPSCQQYQFLSIPLLPPPPCHDEQSQSTLALNTTLLPSNSLPTTFSDKICNWEWNPILEAAANRDYATSP